The DNA region ATAGAGTTTTGCCGTTTCGTTGCATTCTTCCGCAGGAGGCAGGTTTTTGTTCATCGGGCTGGTTGTATCCGTCATGGGATGACATCATTTTGCAAGGGGACCTTCTCAGACCGTCATGACATCCTCTTCCTTGGTCTGGAGGACCTGATCCGCTTTCTTGACAAACCGGTCGGTCAGTTTCTGAATCTCATCCAGGATCTTATGGAGGGCATCCTCGGTAATCTCTTTCTCTTTTTCCATCTTCTTGAGCTTGTCATTCGCCTCTTTCCTGGCATGCCGGACCGCCACCCGGCAGTCTTCGGCCATATTCCGGATTACCTTGACAATCTCCCGACGGCGCTCTTCCGTTAATTCCGGAATGGTAATCCGAATCACCTTCCCGTCGTTGGATGGGGTCAACCCCATGTCGGACGAAAGAATGGCCTTCTCGATCGACTTCAACGCAGACGCATCCCAGGGCTGAATAACAATCGTCCGGCTCTCCGGGACGGAGAGAGTCGCCATCTGGTTCAGACGGGTCGCCGTCCCGTAGTAGTCGACCAGGATATGGTCCAGAATCCCCGTTGATGCGCGTCCCGTCCGAATCCGGGCATATTCTTTTCTCAAGGCTTCGATCGCCTTCTCCATTTGTGCCTCGGTCTGTGATTTCAATTCCGCAATCATGAGTCCCCTCCCTGTACCAGGGTCCCGATCCGCTCACCGGTCAGGACCTTGTGGATGTTCCCTTCTTTCATCATATTAAAAACGATGATCGGAAGGTTATTGTCCATACATAAAGAGATCGCCGTGGCATCCATCACTTTCAGACGTTTCTGCAGGACATCGATGTAGGTCACCTCCGGCAGAAACTCCGCATGATCATCCTTCATCGGATCCGCCGTATAAACACCATCCACCTTGGTCGCCTTCATGATGACATCGGCATTGATTTCCATGGCCCGGAGAGCCGCCGCCGTATCGGTGGTAAAGAAAGGATTGCCCGTTCCGCCGCCAAAGATCACCACACGCCCTTTTTCCAGGTGACGGGCCGCCCGCCGCCGGATGTAGGGCTCGGCCAGTTCCTTCATCTCCAGAGCCGAGAGAACCCGCGTATCGACCCCCACATGCTCCAGAACATTCTGAAGGGCCAGGGCATTAAGCATAGTCGCCAACATCCCCATATAATCCCCCGTGGCCCGGTCCATCCCCTGGGCCACACCCGAGATCCCCCGGAAGATATTCCCGCCGCCGATCACCAGCGCAATCTCGACATGAAGCGACGTAATCTTCTTGACTTCCTCGGCAATGGTCTTCAGGGTCCCGGGATCGATCCCGTAGGCCTGTTGCCCCATCAGGGCCTCCCCGCTCAGTTTGAGCAGGACCCTCTTGTATTTCAGTTCAGCCATGAAGTCCGTTTCCTGTCATTCACCCTGCAACTGTGCCTGGATCTCCGCGGCAAAGTTTTCCTGTTTCTTCTCGATTCCCTCGCCCAATTCGTAGCGGACGAAGCGCCGGATCTCAAATCCTTCACCAATTTTCTTTTGGCTCTCTTCCATCAGTTTGGAGATTTTGATATCGCCATCCTTGACGAAGGCCTGCTCCAGCAGGCAGATTTCCCCAAAATACTTCTCGATCCGTCCGGA from Deltaproteobacteria bacterium includes:
- the frr gene encoding ribosome recycling factor, with the protein product MIAELKSQTEAQMEKAIEALRKEYARIRTGRASTGILDHILVDYYGTATRLNQMATLSVPESRTIVIQPWDASALKSIEKAILSSDMGLTPSNDGKVIRITIPELTEERRREIVKVIRNMAEDCRVAVRHARKEANDKLKKMEKEKEITEDALHKILDEIQKLTDRFVKKADQVLQTKEEDVMTV
- a CDS encoding UMP kinase, translated to MAELKYKRVLLKLSGEALMGQQAYGIDPGTLKTIAEEVKKITSLHVEIALVIGGGNIFRGISGVAQGMDRATGDYMGMLATMLNALALQNVLEHVGVDTRVLSALEMKELAEPYIRRRAARHLEKGRVVIFGGGTGNPFFTTDTAAALRAMEINADVIMKATKVDGVYTADPMKDDHAEFLPEVTYIDVLQKRLKVMDATAISLCMDNNLPIIVFNMMKEGNIHKVLTGERIGTLVQGGDS